From a single Alloactinosynnema sp. L-07 genomic region:
- a CDS encoding WhiB family transcriptional regulator, with product MSELSRLPGPVSETWDWQRQGACRGLDSAWFFHPDAERGQARADRVRHAKEICQSCPVIVQCRHHALTVIEPYGIWGGLDEGERRAAYARRRVSR from the coding sequence ATGAGTGAGCTATCGCGCCTGCCAGGGCCGGTCTCGGAGACGTGGGACTGGCAGCGCCAGGGTGCCTGCCGCGGCCTGGACAGCGCCTGGTTCTTCCACCCCGACGCCGAGCGCGGGCAGGCCCGCGCCGACCGGGTGCGCCACGCGAAGGAGATCTGTCAGAGCTGCCCCGTCATCGTGCAGTGCCGCCATCACGCACTCACCGTCATCGAGCCTTATGGCATCTGGGGCGGGCTGGACGAGGGCGAGCGCCGCGCCGCGTACGCGCGCAGGCGGGTCAGTCGCTGA
- a CDS encoding VOC family protein has translation MSSVNVNQPLGTPTWLDLGIPDLDRAMAFYHAVFAWEFDIGPAETGNYTNCLVNGLPVAALMPNPDPEATEFWWNVYLATDDVDASVDRVRAAGGTVLVEAMDVMEIGRMAIAADPAGGQFGLWQGTGFVGSRLVNEPNTLLRNDLVTPAPELTRPFYASVFDFTLDGNEDMPGVDFTFLRRPDGHEIGGIFGDPTATKTAWGNLFMVDDCDATVARAVAAGGTAAEPMDMVYGRLCTITDPFGATFDVGSQPKE, from the coding sequence ATGAGCAGTGTGAACGTCAACCAGCCGCTCGGAACGCCGACGTGGCTCGACCTAGGCATCCCCGACCTCGACCGCGCGATGGCCTTCTACCACGCCGTGTTCGCCTGGGAGTTCGACATCGGGCCCGCCGAGACCGGGAACTACACGAACTGCCTGGTCAACGGCCTGCCGGTGGCGGCGCTGATGCCGAATCCCGATCCGGAGGCCACCGAGTTCTGGTGGAACGTCTACCTCGCCACCGACGACGTCGACGCCTCTGTGGACCGAGTCCGCGCGGCGGGCGGCACGGTGCTGGTCGAGGCGATGGACGTCATGGAGATCGGTCGGATGGCCATCGCGGCCGACCCGGCGGGCGGCCAGTTCGGGCTCTGGCAGGGCACCGGGTTTGTCGGCTCCCGGCTGGTCAACGAGCCGAACACCTTGCTGCGCAACGACTTGGTGACTCCAGCCCCGGAGCTGACGCGCCCGTTCTACGCCTCGGTCTTCGACTTCACCCTCGACGGCAACGAGGACATGCCCGGCGTCGACTTCACCTTCCTGCGCAGGCCCGACGGCCACGAGATCGGCGGCATCTTCGGCGACCCGACAGCCACGAAGACCGCCTGGGGCAACCTCTTCATGGTCGACGACTGCGACGCCACCGTGGCCAGGGCGGTGGCCGCGGGCGGCACGGCAGCCGAGCCGATGGACATGGTCTATGGCCGCCTCTGCACCATCACCGACCCGTTCGGTGCGACCTTCGACGTCGGTTCCCAACCGAAGGAGTGA
- the lpdA gene encoding dihydrolipoyl dehydrogenase, which yields MSTHFDVVVVGAGPGGYVAAIRATQLGLKTAIIEERYWGGVCLNVGCIPSKALLRNAELAHLVQHEAKTFGIQVEGTVTFDYGAAYERSRSVADGRVKGVHYLMKKNGITQFQGKGTFTDANTIEVALTDGGTETVTFANAIIAAGATTRLLPGTSLSERVVTYEEQILAAELPESVIIAGAGAIGVEFAYVLHNYGVKVTIVEFLDRMVPLEDEEVSKELARRYKRLGVEVLVGTRVESIDDTGAKVRVTVSKGGKETVLEADKVLQAIGFQPRVDGYGLDRTGVKLTERGAIDIDGRCRTSVPHIYAIGDVTAKLMLAHAAESMGVIAAETIAGAETMELDYVMIPRATYCQPQIASFGYTEAQAREQGYDVEVAKFPFTANGKAHGLADPVGFVKLISDKKYGELLGGHLIGPEVTELLPELTLAQQWDLTVHEMARNVHAHPTLGEAVKEAIHGLAGHMINM from the coding sequence ATGAGCACACATTTCGACGTCGTGGTCGTGGGGGCCGGGCCGGGCGGCTACGTCGCGGCCATCCGGGCGACGCAACTCGGGCTGAAGACGGCGATCATCGAGGAACGCTACTGGGGCGGGGTCTGCCTCAACGTCGGCTGCATCCCGTCCAAGGCGCTGCTGCGCAACGCCGAGCTGGCCCACCTGGTCCAGCACGAGGCCAAGACGTTCGGCATCCAGGTCGAGGGCACGGTCACCTTCGACTACGGCGCCGCCTACGAGCGCAGCCGCTCGGTGGCCGATGGCCGCGTCAAGGGCGTGCACTACCTGATGAAGAAGAACGGCATCACCCAGTTCCAGGGCAAGGGCACGTTCACCGACGCCAACACCATCGAGGTGGCGCTGACCGACGGCGGCACCGAGACGGTCACCTTCGCCAACGCGATCATCGCCGCTGGCGCGACCACCCGCCTGCTGCCGGGCACCAGCCTGTCCGAGCGCGTGGTCACCTACGAGGAGCAGATCCTCGCCGCCGAACTGCCCGAGAGCGTCATCATCGCGGGCGCGGGCGCCATCGGCGTCGAGTTCGCCTACGTGCTGCACAACTACGGGGTGAAGGTCACCATCGTCGAGTTCCTCGACCGGATGGTGCCGCTGGAGGACGAAGAGGTCTCCAAGGAACTCGCCCGCCGCTACAAGCGCCTCGGTGTCGAAGTGCTTGTCGGCACCCGCGTGGAGTCCATCGACGACACCGGCGCCAAGGTCCGCGTCACGGTGTCCAAGGGCGGCAAGGAGACGGTCCTCGAAGCCGACAAGGTCCTCCAGGCCATCGGCTTCCAGCCGCGCGTCGATGGCTACGGTTTGGACCGCACGGGCGTCAAGCTCACCGAGCGCGGCGCCATCGACATCGACGGCCGCTGCCGCACCTCGGTGCCGCACATCTACGCCATCGGCGACGTCACCGCCAAGCTCATGCTGGCCCACGCCGCCGAGTCCATGGGCGTCATCGCCGCCGAGACCATCGCGGGTGCCGAGACCATGGAACTCGACTACGTGATGATCCCGCGCGCGACCTACTGCCAGCCGCAGATCGCCAGCTTCGGCTACACCGAGGCCCAGGCCCGCGAACAGGGCTACGACGTCGAGGTGGCGAAGTTCCCGTTCACCGCCAACGGCAAGGCGCACGGCCTGGCCGACCCGGTGGGCTTCGTGAAGCTGATCAGCGACAAGAAGTACGGGGAGCTGCTGGGCGGGCACCTGATCGGGCCCGAGGTCACCGAGCTGCTGCCCGAGCTGACCCTGGCGCAGCAGTGGGACCTCACGGTGCACGAGATGGCGCGCAACGTGCACGCCCACCCGACGCTGGGTGAGGCGGTCAAGGAAGCCATTCACGGCCTCGCCGGCCACATGATCAATATGTGA
- a CDS encoding iron ABC transporter permease, whose translation MGTTRVQGAPRATGWLLAALPAVVVAVLPLVYLVLRATDQGWDVFWSIAVRSRTAELTVNTVGLLLAVAVSAVALGTAAAWAVTRTALPLRRVWTVLLVLPLAVPSYVAGFAWLSMDVVGFPGAWLALTTTNLPLVLLPVAAALRSADPALEEVSRSLGHGPWRTFAKVTLPRIWPSAVAGGLLVALYVLHDFGAVSLLRYETFTLGIQTAYAGSFDRTPAAVIGVVLVVLAILLALAEARMRGTNAARLGPGVARQAEPVRLRRASAPVLLGLAAIVAVSLGAPIGALVRWLGAGRVDFDGAALAETTATTVQFAALGALATIVLAVPVGFLAARHSSKPVRAVELAAYAGHALPGITVALALVFFGVRFAQPWYQQTPLLVLGYAALFLPIAISSVRTAVSSAPAGVEDVARSLGRGRVAVFGTVTLPLAAPGIAAGAALVFITCAKELPATLLLRPTGADTLATALWTKTGISAFAEAAPYAALLVAVSAVPAILLEVSVFRSGRRPEEAVMESATRGAQS comes from the coding sequence GTGGGCACCACCCGGGTCCAGGGAGCGCCGCGAGCCACCGGTTGGCTGCTCGCGGCGCTCCCGGCCGTCGTCGTGGCGGTCCTGCCGCTGGTCTACCTGGTGTTGCGCGCCACCGACCAGGGCTGGGATGTCTTCTGGTCCATCGCTGTGCGCTCCCGCACGGCCGAGCTGACGGTCAACACCGTCGGGCTGCTGCTCGCCGTCGCCGTGAGCGCGGTGGCGCTGGGCACCGCGGCGGCGTGGGCGGTCACCCGGACCGCGCTGCCGCTGCGGCGGGTGTGGACGGTGCTGTTGGTGCTGCCGCTGGCCGTGCCGTCCTATGTGGCCGGGTTCGCCTGGCTGTCGATGGACGTCGTGGGCTTCCCCGGCGCGTGGCTGGCGTTGACCACCACCAACCTGCCGCTGGTGCTGCTGCCGGTCGCCGCCGCGTTGCGGTCGGCCGACCCGGCCCTGGAGGAGGTGTCGCGGTCATTGGGCCACGGCCCGTGGCGGACCTTCGCCAAGGTGACGCTGCCCCGGATCTGGCCGTCGGCGGTCGCGGGCGGCCTGCTCGTGGCGCTTTATGTGCTGCACGACTTCGGCGCGGTGTCACTGCTGCGCTACGAGACCTTCACACTGGGCATCCAGACCGCGTACGCGGGCAGCTTCGACCGCACGCCCGCCGCGGTGATCGGCGTGGTGCTGGTGGTGCTGGCGATCCTGCTGGCGCTGGCCGAGGCCAGGATGCGCGGCACGAACGCGGCCCGCCTTGGCCCAGGGGTGGCCCGCCAGGCCGAGCCGGTGCGGCTGCGCCGAGCAAGCGCGCCGGTGCTGCTGGGACTGGCGGCCATCGTCGCGGTGTCCCTCGGGGCGCCGATCGGCGCGCTGGTCAGGTGGCTGGGAGCGGGCCGGGTGGACTTCGACGGCGCCGCGCTCGCCGAGACCACCGCGACCACCGTGCAGTTCGCCGCTCTCGGGGCGCTGGCCACGATCGTGCTGGCGGTCCCGGTCGGCTTCCTGGCCGCCCGCCACTCGTCCAAGCCGGTGCGCGCGGTGGAGTTGGCCGCCTACGCCGGTCACGCGCTGCCCGGCATCACGGTCGCCCTGGCGCTGGTCTTCTTCGGCGTCCGGTTCGCTCAGCCCTGGTACCAGCAGACTCCGCTGCTCGTACTCGGGTACGCGGCGCTGTTCCTGCCGATCGCGATCAGCTCGGTGCGCACGGCGGTCAGCTCGGCGCCCGCCGGGGTGGAGGACGTGGCCCGGTCGCTTGGCCGGGGCCGGGTGGCGGTCTTCGGCACCGTGACCCTGCCGCTGGCCGCGCCCGGTATCGCCGCCGGGGCCGCTCTGGTGTTCATCACCTGCGCCAAGGAACTGCCCGCCACCCTGCTGCTGCGCCCGACCGGCGCCGACACGCTGGCCACCGCGCTGTGGACGAAGACGGGCATCTCGGCCTTCGCCGAAGCCGCCCCCTACGCGGCGCTGCTGGTCGCGGTGTCGGCGGTGCCCGCGATCTTGCTGGAGGTGTCGGTGTTCCGCTCGGGACGCCGCCCGGAGGAAGCCGTCATGGAGTCAGCCACCCGAGGAGCCCAGTCGTGA
- a CDS encoding MarR family winged helix-turn-helix transcriptional regulator translates to MADPLALEQQLCFALYTASRALTGRYRPLLDDLGLTYPQYLVMLALLDRGPLTVKDLGQALQLDSGTLSPLLKRMESAGILRRTRGTADERSVLVELTDAGEALRRPIRELPRTVFRDLDTPLEDLIDLHSRLTKFLTKIS, encoded by the coding sequence ATGGCCGATCCGTTGGCGCTGGAGCAGCAGCTCTGCTTCGCCCTCTACACCGCGTCGCGCGCGCTGACGGGCCGCTATCGTCCGCTGCTCGACGACCTCGGCCTGACGTATCCGCAGTACCTGGTGATGTTGGCCCTGCTCGACCGCGGCCCGCTCACCGTCAAGGACCTCGGCCAAGCCCTGCAGCTGGACTCGGGCACGCTGTCGCCGCTGCTCAAGCGAATGGAGTCGGCGGGCATCCTGCGCCGCACCCGCGGGACCGCCGACGAACGCAGCGTGCTGGTCGAACTCACCGACGCGGGCGAAGCGCTGCGGCGACCGATCCGCGAGCTGCCGCGCACAGTGTTCCGTGACCTGGACACGCCGCTGGAGGACCTGATCGACCTGCACTCGCGGCTGACGAAGTTCCTGACGAAGATTTCTTAG
- a CDS encoding organic hydroperoxide resistance protein, translating to MQALYEAKAIATGSGRGGHVRSSDGVLDSALAVPVSLGGPGGATNPEQLFAAGYAACFHSALQLVARKAKVRVDGSQVAAVVQLGAIEGGYGLGVKLEVSVPDVERSIVDGLVAAAHQVCPYSNATRGNIDVELVVV from the coding sequence GTGCAGGCTCTCTACGAGGCGAAGGCCATCGCGACGGGTTCCGGTCGGGGTGGCCACGTGCGTTCGTCCGACGGTGTGCTCGACAGCGCGCTCGCCGTCCCGGTCAGCCTCGGTGGCCCCGGTGGTGCGACCAACCCCGAGCAGCTCTTCGCCGCCGGTTACGCCGCGTGCTTCCACAGCGCGCTGCAGCTCGTCGCCCGCAAGGCCAAGGTCCGGGTCGACGGCTCCCAGGTCGCCGCGGTGGTCCAGTTGGGCGCGATCGAGGGCGGCTACGGGCTCGGCGTGAAGCTGGAGGTGTCGGTTCCCGACGTCGAGCGGTCCATCGTGGACGGACTCGTCGCCGCCGCGCACCAGGTCTGCCCTTATTCCAACGCCACGCGAGGCAACATCGACGTTGAGCTTGTCGTCGTTTAA
- a CDS encoding iron ABC transporter substrate-binding protein: MALRSTRLAAAVLAAVLGTTLAACGDDAGSGGPTLTVYSGRNEGLVKPLLDKAEKAIGAKVEIRYGDTAALAGQISEEGDKSPADVFFSQDAGALGALSSAGRLDKLPQTVLDAAAEQWRAADGTWVATSLRSRVVVYDPDKIAEAELPKGIDDLLDPKWKGKIGFAPSNASWQAFVTAIRVLRGEDGAKTWLEKFKANEPQKFENNLKIRDAVDEGKLPMGLSNHYYWFEKARQVGIDKMRAKLHYIKGDDPGSLVNAAGVGVLKLSKNKELANKFAEFLLSEESQRYFADKTAEYPVRAGVTSTEHKLVPLSELQPPTLKLADLQSLPKTAELLRQVGLL, from the coding sequence ATGGCACTCCGATCGACCCGGCTCGCGGCGGCGGTACTCGCCGCCGTTCTCGGCACGACGCTCGCGGCTTGCGGCGACGACGCCGGCAGCGGCGGACCGACCTTGACCGTGTACTCCGGCCGCAACGAGGGCCTGGTCAAGCCGCTGCTGGACAAGGCGGAGAAGGCCATCGGCGCCAAGGTCGAGATCCGCTACGGCGACACCGCGGCGCTCGCGGGCCAGATCTCGGAGGAGGGCGACAAGTCCCCGGCCGACGTGTTCTTCTCCCAGGACGCGGGCGCGCTGGGCGCGCTGTCCTCCGCGGGCCGCCTGGACAAACTCCCGCAGACCGTGCTGGACGCCGCCGCCGAGCAGTGGCGGGCCGCCGACGGCACCTGGGTGGCGACGTCGCTGCGCTCGCGCGTGGTGGTCTACGACCCCGACAAGATCGCCGAGGCCGAGCTGCCCAAGGGCATCGACGACCTGCTCGACCCGAAGTGGAAGGGCAAGATCGGCTTCGCGCCGTCGAACGCGTCCTGGCAAGCCTTCGTCACCGCCATCCGCGTGCTGCGCGGCGAGGACGGCGCGAAGACCTGGCTGGAGAAGTTCAAGGCGAACGAGCCGCAGAAGTTCGAGAACAACCTCAAGATCCGCGACGCGGTCGACGAGGGAAAGCTGCCGATGGGCCTGTCCAACCACTACTACTGGTTCGAGAAGGCCCGCCAGGTCGGCATCGACAAGATGCGCGCCAAGCTGCACTACATCAAGGGCGACGACCCGGGCTCGCTGGTCAACGCGGCGGGTGTCGGCGTGCTCAAGTTGAGCAAGAACAAGGAACTGGCCAACAAGTTCGCTGAGTTCCTGCTGTCGGAGGAGTCCCAGCGGTACTTCGCCGACAAGACCGCGGAGTACCCGGTGCGCGCGGGCGTCACCTCCACCGAGCACAAGCTCGTCCCGCTGAGCGAGTTGCAGCCGCCGACCCTCAAGCTCGCCGACCTCCAGTCGCTGCCGAAGACCGCTGAGCTGCTGCGTCAGGTCGGGCTTCTGTAG
- a CDS encoding cupin domain-containing protein, translating to MAPRAGGPGAHFHRTFSESFFVIAGTVRLFNGEEWVDATAGDFLYVPEGGIHAFRNDSDSPADMLILFAPGPPRERYFQELAEVAERGLSLSEEEWKDLFARHDQFMV from the coding sequence ATGGCGCCGCGTGCGGGTGGGCCTGGGGCGCATTTCCACCGCACTTTCTCGGAATCTTTCTTCGTTATTGCTGGGACGGTTCGGCTCTTCAACGGGGAAGAGTGGGTGGATGCTACGGCTGGGGACTTTTTGTACGTGCCTGAGGGTGGGATCCATGCGTTTCGGAATGACTCCGACTCGCCCGCGGACATGTTGATCTTGTTCGCTCCTGGGCCGCCTCGGGAGCGGTACTTTCAGGAGTTGGCTGAGGTTGCTGAGCGGGGGCTTTCGTTGAGTGAGGAGGAGTGGAAGGACCTGTTCGCTCGGCATGATCAGTTCATGGTTTAG
- a CDS encoding SigB/SigF/SigG family RNA polymerase sigma factor → MPITARAVETRSRSDYAHLEPLFGDLARLTPTDPRHAAVRAELVTGHRRVAEHIAARFRDRGVPQDDLTQVAMVGLINAVDRFDPARGSDFLSYAVPTIMGEVRRYFRDTAWALRVPRTLQDRYRTVSAAGVELTQELGRAPTPSELARHLDRPLRDVFEAIAAGQAYHTAQLDETPQPGRPDDALASVEVAQALRPLIARLSDRERRILGLRYVSDDTQTQIAERLGLSQMHVSRLLTRTLAKLREGLSD, encoded by the coding sequence GTGCCCATCACCGCGCGAGCCGTCGAGACCAGGTCGAGGTCGGACTACGCCCACCTCGAACCCCTCTTCGGTGACCTCGCGCGCCTGACCCCCACCGATCCGCGCCACGCCGCGGTGCGCGCCGAGCTGGTGACCGGCCACCGCCGGGTGGCCGAACACATCGCCGCGCGCTTCCGCGACCGGGGCGTGCCCCAGGACGACCTGACCCAGGTGGCGATGGTCGGGCTGATCAATGCCGTCGACCGGTTCGACCCGGCGCGCGGGTCGGACTTCCTGAGCTACGCCGTGCCGACGATCATGGGCGAGGTGCGCCGGTACTTCCGCGACACCGCGTGGGCGCTTCGGGTGCCGCGCACCCTGCAGGACCGGTACCGCACGGTGAGCGCCGCGGGCGTCGAGCTGACCCAGGAACTGGGCCGGGCCCCGACCCCCAGCGAGCTGGCCCGGCACCTCGACCGCCCCCTTCGGGACGTGTTCGAGGCCATCGCCGCAGGTCAGGCCTATCACACGGCGCAGCTGGACGAGACTCCCCAACCGGGGCGGCCGGACGACGCGCTGGCGAGTGTGGAGGTGGCCCAGGCGCTGCGGCCGCTGATCGCCCGCCTGTCGGACCGCGAGCGGCGCATCCTGGGCCTGCGCTACGTCAGCGACGACACCCAGACCCAGATCGCCGAACGGCTCGGGCTGTCCCAGATGCACGTGTCCCGGCTGCTCACCCGCACGTTGGCCAAGCTGCGTGAGGGCCTCAGCGACTGA
- a CDS encoding glutamate synthase subunit beta, whose protein sequence is MADPKGFLTTPRENASHRPVFLRLKDWREVYDEFGNERVQKQAGRCMDCGIPFCHQGCPLGNLVPEWNTLVWREDWRAASDRLHATNNFPEFTGTLCPAPCESACVLGINDDPVSIKRVEISIVDRAWDEGWIKPEVPSARTGKKVAVVGSGPAGLAAAQQLTRAGHDVVVFERADAVGGLLRYGIPEFKMEKARLDRRVEQMRQEGTEFRVNVNVGVDVTASRLREDFDAVVLAGGATAWRDLPIPGRSLQGIYQAMEYLPPANQVASGALDRSPIHAEGKHVVVIGGGDTGADCVGTAHRQGAASVTQLEIMPKPPQARAAVNPWPTYPMLYRVTSAHEEGGERVYSVSTTEFVGDPEGNVRGLLLTEVVSEGGKFVPVEGSEREIPADLVTLAMGFVGPEQGGLLNDLGVEYDPRGNVARGTDFQTTVDGVFTAGDMGRGQSLIVWAIAEGRSAAAGVDAFLTGRAVLPRPIEPTDRPLV, encoded by the coding sequence ATGGCTGATCCCAAAGGCTTTCTGACCACCCCGCGCGAGAACGCGTCCCACCGGCCGGTCTTCCTGCGCCTCAAGGACTGGCGCGAGGTCTACGACGAGTTCGGCAACGAGCGCGTGCAGAAGCAGGCAGGCCGCTGCATGGACTGCGGGATCCCGTTCTGCCACCAGGGCTGCCCGCTGGGCAACCTGGTGCCGGAGTGGAACACCCTGGTGTGGCGGGAGGACTGGCGCGCGGCGTCGGACCGGCTGCACGCGACGAACAACTTCCCGGAGTTCACCGGGACGCTGTGCCCGGCGCCGTGTGAGTCGGCGTGCGTGCTTGGGATCAATGATGACCCCGTGTCGATCAAGCGCGTGGAGATCTCCATCGTGGACCGCGCGTGGGACGAGGGCTGGATCAAGCCCGAGGTGCCCTCGGCGCGCACGGGCAAGAAGGTCGCCGTCGTCGGCTCCGGCCCGGCCGGGCTGGCCGCCGCCCAGCAGCTGACCCGCGCGGGCCACGACGTCGTGGTCTTCGAGCGCGCCGACGCGGTCGGCGGGCTGCTGCGCTACGGCATCCCCGAGTTCAAGATGGAGAAGGCCCGGCTGGACCGGCGCGTCGAGCAGATGCGCCAGGAGGGCACGGAGTTCCGGGTCAACGTCAACGTCGGTGTGGACGTGACGGCTTCGCGGCTCCGCGAGGACTTCGACGCCGTGGTTCTGGCGGGCGGCGCGACGGCGTGGCGTGACCTGCCGATCCCCGGCCGGTCGCTGCAGGGGATCTACCAGGCGATGGAGTACCTGCCGCCTGCGAACCAAGTAGCCAGTGGCGCGCTGGACCGCTCCCCCATCCACGCCGAGGGCAAGCACGTCGTGGTCATCGGCGGCGGCGACACCGGCGCGGACTGCGTCGGCACCGCCCACCGCCAGGGCGCGGCGTCGGTGACCCAGCTGGAGATCATGCCCAAGCCGCCGCAGGCGCGGGCCGCGGTCAACCCGTGGCCGACGTACCCGATGCTCTACCGGGTCACCTCGGCCCACGAGGAGGGCGGCGAGCGCGTCTACTCGGTGTCGACCACGGAGTTCGTGGGCGACCCCGAGGGCAACGTGCGGGGCCTGCTGCTGACCGAGGTCGTCAGCGAGGGCGGCAAGTTCGTTCCTGTCGAGGGCTCCGAGCGGGAGATCCCGGCCGACCTGGTCACCCTCGCGATGGGCTTCGTCGGACCGGAACAGGGCGGCCTGTTGAACGACCTGGGCGTCGAGTACGACCCGCGCGGCAACGTCGCCCGCGGCACCGACTTCCAGACCACCGTCGACGGCGTCTTCACCGCGGGCGACATGGGCCGCGGCCAGTCACTGATCGTCTGGGCGATCGCGGAAGGCCGCAGCGCCGCGGCCGGAGTCGACGCCTTCCTGACCGGCCGGGCGGTTCTGCCGCGGCCGATCGAGCCCACGGACCGGCCTCTGGTCTGA
- a CDS encoding ABC transporter ATP-binding protein, with amino-acid sequence MTELTITTLTAGYGATRVLRGVDLTVPSGSLAAVLGPSGCGKTTLLRVVAGFLRPDGGEVRLGGRVVTTVPPERRRATVVPQEGALFPHLSVGANVGYGLPRAGREARVAEMLDLIGLNGYAKRRPAELSGGQQQRVALARALAPHPDLVLLDEPFSALDAGLRADLRADVRRVLRAAGTTALLVTHDQDEALSMADVVAVMRDGRVVQAGPPEEVYSRPVDLAVATFVGEAVLLPAIAQGRTAESTLGEVELTDTATGPGMVMLRPEQLLPSTNGTGVTARVLRTSFHGHDATITLRTGETDLISRVPAPLRVREGDDVRLTVAGAARFYPA; translated from the coding sequence GTGACCGAGCTGACGATCACCACCCTCACCGCCGGTTACGGCGCGACCCGGGTCCTGCGCGGGGTCGACCTGACGGTGCCGTCCGGTTCCCTGGCCGCCGTACTCGGCCCGTCAGGCTGCGGAAAGACCACCCTGCTGCGGGTCGTGGCCGGTTTCCTCCGCCCCGACGGCGGCGAGGTCCGCCTCGGCGGCCGCGTCGTGACCACCGTGCCCCCGGAACGCAGGCGGGCCACGGTGGTACCGCAGGAGGGCGCCCTGTTCCCCCACCTGTCGGTGGGCGCCAACGTCGGCTACGGCCTCCCCCGCGCGGGACGCGAGGCCAGGGTCGCCGAGATGCTGGACCTGATCGGCCTCAACGGCTACGCCAAACGCCGCCCGGCAGAATTGTCGGGCGGCCAACAACAGCGCGTCGCCCTGGCCAGAGCCTTGGCCCCCCACCCCGACCTGGTCCTCCTCGACGAACCCTTCTCCGCCCTCGACGCAGGCCTGCGCGCCGACCTCCGCGCCGACGTCCGCCGAGTCCTGCGCGCTGCGGGAACGACCGCCCTGCTGGTCACCCACGACCAGGACGAAGCTCTCTCCATGGCCGACGTCGTCGCGGTGATGCGCGACGGCCGAGTCGTCCAGGCAGGCCCACCGGAAGAGGTCTACAGCCGCCCAGTCGACCTCGCCGTCGCCACCTTCGTCGGCGAAGCCGTCCTACTCCCCGCGATCGCCCAAGGCCGCACCGCGGAAAGCACCCTGGGCGAAGTCGAGCTGACCGACACCGCCACCGGCCCCGGCATGGTCATGCTGCGCCCCGAACAACTACTGCCCAGCACCAACGGAACCGGCGTCACCGCACGAGTACTCCGCACCAGCTTCCACGGCCACGACGCCACCATCACCTTGCGCACAGGCGAAACCGACCTGATCTCCCGCGTCCCCGCCCCCCTACGGGTAAGAGAAGGCGACGACGTAAGGCTCACAGTCGCGGGCGCAGCCCGCTTCTACCCCGCCTAA
- a CDS encoding SRPBCC family protein — MKITEMQITVEFPVLAEAADVWAVLSDIPRMATWSPECVHAAWRDEAPVEPGTRFEATNKMGDWSWDVTGEIVAIAENNKVTWVVRGLDENSDQPSSTWSYELAPLPSGGTLIRHTFTHGQGGSHLVTLTAANPDHADAIIEGRTRMLRENMTSTLAAMAKQMGWPVPSLMST; from the coding sequence GTGAAGATCACCGAGATGCAGATCACGGTCGAATTCCCCGTCCTGGCCGAGGCAGCCGACGTGTGGGCAGTCCTTTCCGACATCCCCCGCATGGCCACCTGGAGCCCGGAGTGCGTCCACGCCGCATGGCGGGACGAGGCACCCGTCGAGCCGGGAACCCGGTTCGAGGCGACGAACAAGATGGGCGACTGGTCCTGGGACGTCACAGGCGAGATCGTGGCCATCGCGGAGAACAACAAGGTGACCTGGGTGGTGCGGGGTCTCGACGAGAACTCCGACCAGCCGTCGTCCACCTGGAGCTACGAACTGGCCCCGCTGCCCAGCGGCGGCACGCTCATCCGGCACACGTTCACCCACGGCCAGGGCGGCAGCCACCTGGTCACCCTGACCGCGGCGAACCCGGATCACGCCGACGCCATCATCGAGGGCCGCACCCGGATGCTGCGCGAGAACATGACCAGCACCCTGGCGGCGATGGCCAAGCAGATGGGCTGGCCGGTCCCCAGCCTGATGTCCACTTAG